A stretch of DNA from Cryptomeria japonica chromosome 4, Sugi_1.0, whole genome shotgun sequence:
ATAAATATGAATGTTATAAAAAAATTATCATAAAAAACCGTTCCTATTTACATTCTTTATTATGAAAAGTTgacatatttaaatttttaatatctttaatataaaataaattttaaatagatGAAATCTTAATTTGCAGTAATATATAATATCAAAATTGTGAAAGTTGTTTCATTTACTGAGATGGAAAAATAATGATGGAAAAGAACTTTCACAAGAAATCAAAGTCAAAGTCACCATCGCCTATTATCTGTCATCCTCTTGCCCCTCAATTGACATCATGTGGTTTGGCAAGTGGATGACAGATAATTTGTATGTGGACCTATTCAATACGCAAACATTTTAATAGTTTAATGACAGTTTTTTATCCCTTCCCTTCTTAAAATGATTCtgaagaaaatatttattttcactaTTATCAAACGTGGAGACCATTTATTTATTCTTCCCACCTACTTCTCTGAAAATACTATGCACCCTCTGCGCTCcactcatcaatcaatcaattcagtccTCGTCCCCAACTTAATTTTTAATGTTTATCACACCTACTTTCTCTGAGTTAGTCTTCCTTGCTCCGGAAGACTCCTTTCGTTATAAATTCTAAGCCTTGTAGGATTGTCATACTCAAGTTTAACAAAGTTTGAGTTGCATTAGCATCAACTTCTGTTCTCTAAATCCGCAGTCTGTAATAACTCAAAAATGGCATCTGATCTTGCCAACGGTGTGCTGGGAAAGCTTGGCGAGATTGCGGCACAAGCGGCATGGAATGAGGTATCTCTCTTCCTCAACTTCAAAAATGACTTCAAATGGTTGGAGAAGAAGCTCAGACAGATCTCTGCTTCTCTACAAGCTGCAGATGAGCAGAGTGAGCCAAATAAAAATGTGAAAGAATGGCTGATAGAAGTGAGGAATATTGCTTTTGATGCAGAAGATATAATAGATGAGTGTGCTGTTGAGCATTTGTATACAAATACCAGTCAATCATGTTTGTGCAATTGTAGTGCATTAGTATTTCGGTATAAGATGGCGAAGAGGATTAGAGAGctaaaagggaggattagggctacAATTCGAGAGGCACAGGAGCTCAAGCTTTTCTATGATGTGTCCCATTTAAGTCAGCCCTCAACTAGTACATCCGGAAGtgaaagaagagaagaattgagttTCTTGGAGAAAGATTTACCAGCAGTTGCAGTGGACTACAAGGTGGAGCAAATTCTGAGATTGTTAGACAATCCTGCCTTTAGAGTTGTTGCCGTCGTGGGAATGGGCGGGCTGGGGAAAACATTCCTTCTGCAGCATGTCTTCAGCATCACAAAACAAAGGTATGAGTGTTCTGCCTGGATTTCTGTTTCACAGACTTATTCTCTTAGGAAATTGCAATGTGACCTAGCCTCCCAAATTAGTGCACTAGGTATAAGTGATGTGCGGGCAGCTGCATTGATACATGATAAATTAGAGGGCAAAAGATGTTTGATTGTTTTGGATGATGTCTGGAGGAGTAGTGTAGAAGGTGACTTGATATCAAGACTTGGGATTCCCACTAGTCGTAATAATCAGTGTAAAATAGTGGTCACCACTAGAAGTACAGGCGTTGCTGAAAACATGAATGCCCACATTTATGAGATGCAACATCTCTCGGAGGGTGAAAGTTGGGATCTGTTTTGTCTATTTGCCTTCCAGGATCGTGAGGGAAATAGGCCGCCTGAACAGTTGGAGAGGTTGGCACATCAAATTGTAAAAGAATGTGGGAAGTTGCCATTGGCCATAAAGACAGTCGCGGCATCAATGGCCAAGTCTTCCCTCGCACAAGAATGGGAGTCAAAGCTGGGGCAATTAAAAAAGGTAAGAAATGCAGAGGACCCCATTTTGAAGATTCTAAAGCTGAGCTATGACTGCCTTCCTCCGTATTTGAAGTCTTGCTTTGCTTATTTTTCATTCTTTCCAGAGGACACACAAATTTCTTTTTCTACCTTTAAAATTGACAGAACTATATACCATGACTATGTAATATATTTGTGGATAGCCGAAGGATTTATTCCGCAAGAAAAAGACATAGAACAGTGGGATATAGGGTTAGATTATCTACACCAACTTGAAAATTTATGTTTGCTGGAAGTAAACAGAGTTACAAGATGTTACACAGTACATGACTTGTTTCTTGATTTGGTTGTAAATATATGTAAAGAAGATGAGTGTGAATTTGATATTCCCGTCAATGAAACAAGGTGCCGCAGGTTATTATTGGCTAACAAGGGTGTAGATACTAATGTAATTTCAGAAAGGCCTCTTCTTTGTAAGCGATTCCTCCGCACATTGTCATTCTCTCAAAATCCTGGCATTAAGAGTGTTCCAGAACAGTTGCTTGATCACGTGAAAGTACTCCGAGTAATTGACTTGAGCCGCACTGCCATCTCCACATTGCCAAAATGTGTTGGGAAATTGAAACTATTGAAGGTTTTGAATTTGTCTCGCACAGAGATCAAGGAGGTGCCGGATTGTGTAAGAAGACTTAAGAGTCTTCAGTTCCTTGATGTTTCCAATTGCAAAAGCCTGCAACGTATACCTGACTGGATAGGTGAGCTCAAATGTCTATCTTATTTCAATGTAAATAGGTGCACAGAGCTTATTGAGTGGCGTATGCCCAAGGGAATATCACAGCTCACAAGTCTGAGGACACTGAGATCAGGTACCGTCCCACTGTCTACTGAAGAAAATGGATTTTTAAATATTAAAGATGTTGGCAACTTGATTGATCTCCTTGAAATAAGGTTCGCATTAAAAGATGCACGAACATTGAAAAGTGTAGAAGATGGTATCCTTGACAGTCTGGTCAAGATGAGAATTTTGTTCGTTGAGAATGCCATTTCTACAACGGAGGGTGATAGAGAAGAATCCAGTCTTCCAGCGTTTCCAGAAAAAATGAAAGTTATGAAAGGTCTTCAAAAACTTAGAATTGTACGTTTCTCTGTGCCAAGTTGGATATGTGGAATGGAAAATCTGACAGAACTTTTCTTGACAGAATGCGGTGATTATCCATCACTCCAAAAGATGCCCAACTTACAACTATTGATTTTGGCGAATGATTCGAAATGCAGATATTTGCCCAAGAACTTTGGAGAGAAAGGGGGATTTCCTAAGCTGGCTAACCTGCAGATTGAAGACTTCCCACTTTTGGAGGAGTTGCCGGCGTTGGAAGAGGGGGCGATGCCACGTCTGGAAGGACTAATGATAGAGAATTGTGCGTTGGTGAAGAGAGTTCCGGAGGGATTGGAGCGGTTGAGGAGACTAAAGGTGATAGCGGTTGTTGGGGAGGCAAGTGGTGAGTTAGAGGAGAGGTTAAAGGAAGGCGGGGAAGATTGGAATAAAATCAAAGCTAACAATCCCCGCATCCAGATCATCTTCGCGTAGTAGGTAAATGATTGTGTATGAATATTGTATCTTTTAATTTTGTAATGTTGAAAATTTTGAgtaaatttagatttaaaaaatgTTTTAGCATTTTTTTCAAGAAGATAATGGTTCTTTAGGATACAAGTGGTAAGTTAGAGGAGAAGGGACAATTGGAACGGTAgggagaattattcctttgactatTGTACGAATTATTATGAtaattattatgagaattgttatgataggatttagaatgagattgataattagaagacttgtgattattattatgattatgattattattattggatctaaaattattattatgttttttagacataaaagcatgttcactatttttaagagtaccaaattgaattaatttagcttcctcttgacgtaataaattatgaaaaatatcataagttaattgagtagctaaagtaggaatagcaagttgagcatgaatattcataataaactgttgaaattgacgaggaagacattttttaagaataagatgaattaaacgtaaatcaactagtgtaactcctaaaccagttaattgactattaatagaatcaaactttaataagaattcatccatggttttaaaatccgtatacatgagatcttcgagttgatcttgaagttgaatttttcgggattcatttgagctatcataagttgttttaaaaatttcccaagcttcatacgcttttgtacaatttccaattagaacacACAAattaggaaccattgaaataccaattaaaccaagtgcttcctcattttgaaccTTCCATCAATCTTGGTCGGCTTAGGAGCAGTTGAAGTGGGCTTATATATGCTAGTTTAGAACTATTTTATTATTAAATGACATCATTActatacattaaaaaaattattgattgTTTTATATTTTCATTTACTCATTTTTTATAAATTAGTTAAAAACTATTTTATCATTAAATGACATCACTATTATTATGTTTAttctaaaatattaatattttgatgtatAAATGGTTTTCAAAATTAAGGTAAAAGGTaagaattttttatttacataGTCCCATTTTGCTATACTAATAAAATGCATCTTcacattaataatatatttttcatGAATTGTAGAGTTAATAAGTACTTAAATAAACAatcattttctaaaaaaaaaattaaggtaaaaggtaagaattttttatttacataGTCCCATTTTGCTATACTAATAAAATGCATCTTcacattaataatatatttttcatGAATTGTAGAGTTAATAAGTACTTAAATAAACAatcattttctaaaaaaaaaattaaggtaaaaggtaagaattttttatttacataGTCCCATTTTGCTATACTAATAAAATGCATCTTcacattaataatatatttttcatGAATTGTAGAGTTAATAAGTACTTAAATAAACAatcattttctaaaaaaaaaaatgtttacaaaCTTTCTAATATTCTTATTTCTTTCTAACAATTGTGCTATATATTAGTTGACCTTGGTAATTGATAGTTTTTGTTATTATGCATAATGCACATGTTCATTAACATTTATCTTATGTGGATACATGTAACATGCAAGACAAGATCTTGGCTAGTTGTTATTTAAATTAGGAGTTATTGATCTTGTTGAACTATGGTAAGCATTTGATTTTTCGATATGAATTATGGGTAAGTTGTAAAATGTtactgtgtaggagaaaaagtgacactaagcaaacatgccctaatcccactttcaaccacacaattgtggaatacgaaagagcctagaggtatcacacaattggctacttctttttgtggaagagagagccacgtgatacctattaggatttctattcccttgttgcaaatgatagatagaatgatgcttgttcaattcctaaccccaaaatgcaagtatgaactaatgacaagattgcagaattgaacttaaacaatggaaagctataaacacaaggacaagacaagaatgcagatgcgtatccggagtcaaaatctgagtgaaaatgtttgggacgggggcgcgggcaccactgtcctgattctacccctgaaactgcttcggaaactgttgttttgcactttggaaaactgTCAAAAATGCTGTTTATCAGAGGGATaggggcgcccagcgcccctgtcccaaggaccagggcgcccaacgcccctatcctggtaggaccagggcgccccacgcccctgtcctggtcttttgctctgaaatttggtgtgtggtTCAGTTtccatctgcttcttccggatctgtaacttgcggcgtcgtccgaatcctaaaatctgcacttatatctgaaaaggtgttttgggcggctatatagggttttgccttagtcaaacccccacttcggtgatttccacctccacaaatagccaagttgtattgtaaaatgtattgtgtgtgcagaccttgtgtgtgtgcaagatcctaaaatgcaagtaagcaaactagagcaacctagaaagtaaaccctaattgcttgtaaatggtaatgtaaatgcttcaaatcaagatgcaaagtgatctaaagcatgaatacaaatgatataatgaggcttatgcaaagacatgaaaacaacatgaaatcatacccaaccccaagggaggggtacaagccaatcttcagtcggtaatcccctattgctcttcaatgtcttcaaagccctaaatggatgaatgaaattgataatgcttgatagatggatgttgaatgttgttgaagtcttcaaagatctgctctttcgctgcataaaaggtctttgaaagccaaaattcggatcctttcaaatgaagaaagagagctcttatatatgaaaccctaggtcttaatttcaacttttggccgacctagagattgaatctcccgccaatttcttggggttaagctttattttatgattgggtcgcgctcctaaaatttcgggaaaaatgtccgggaccatgtgcactccgggcgccatggtcctctccgggcgccatggtccagacaacttttcaccaaattttcagggctgtcagatatgatgattttagaaagaatcccgaagttacaggtgatttcgagatgttttgacccctgaaatcaggccttaaagttcaaaataggacctaattagggtttttgattaaatgatgtattggaggaataaaatgaaaagggcacactttaatgaaagggcctaactttatgatataggagatgataaaatagaaccttagacctaattaatttaattaattaagtgctaaaggggaaatataatgcaaaatgcaaaatgcgccaaggcgggtgctaaactaggtgtgaaattgtaccaccctagcaagtgcatacaatttacgacgctacatttagcccccactttagtggtcatatgaacactacatgcatatgcaagctaaagtacagaaaagtaaacattatttgaaaaaggatatatccataagttgtcggatgaagcccccaacagtatctgcagtactcagttaagaaccacaacctacaaaaccacatgttagatcacaaaatcacctaatgcttactaaggaaggtgatgaaaattcgagggtagctatatgcccccccctgtttcggcttgctaattttagtgagttgaaacagggtatcatgtttaccacttcgaattgttaaagaatattgatgacaaacgctcacaagaagatttgatatgagatcaaaaactaatggagaatcatttggtaagaaagaggactaaatctcaattccaacacaacaaagagtgtgaggatttgggagttctctaacacaagatgaaggatgtaaatggaaacaaaatgcaaagagaagaaaagaaaggaaaaaagcatgaatacacacattggtgatccatgaaaagaatagtgagagagaaaacatggacttctcacccctagatcttgtctaagtgatccatgggaaaaggacatggaaaactagcccctagagtctgtttaggtgatccatgtaagcgaggagagtgagaaagtctagccttatgccgctagttccactcaacctcgtgcatgtgtgtgtaagggaggttagaagcacctcataggagtctattctcgagtatgctacaacctgtatatgtatagtacaaaagcgtgacatctcgctctaagagtctgtgctttggttccgagaataatcagcttgcataaaagaaaaatggagacatctcgctctaagagtctgtgctctggttccgagaatgacccattgctcaaaaagtgtaatgcttatgtcataagcaaagtagaacaaggatacctaccttcatcacacaagaagataccccaaaaatgcaacaatgtcatagatccaagcaagagagttttgcactctttaagcaaggataagatagttgaaaagggatatcttgtagtatgtgtaaaggagatccttagaggagaagagatctttgtacaaaagatacctatccccgagaggaattgttttagacaaatataacatcttctagaataagacaaagaagagaataagaatgcaatacttccttcttttgcaaagtgaaagtgattcttaatgaaggatgacgctccttttaacccaattgggagggtgaattcattatggatgtattttaccaagtgcaaaagaggttgtagtcaaggacttacacctcttgaacaaacaacaacaaatgcatacaaggaataacatcaagtaataaagttcacaccatccacgaaataggaaaaagtggatccttagataaaataaggaaaaatcattgcctcccaaggataaggacaatgagaaggacttacacaatcttctagggagagatttagataTAAGAAAAATGTaccacatactcacatgagttcattcaagcaagacattagtgtatgtaaaatgctcctcacaagaagtgggtaagataagaaagagaatacacatcctctcccatatctaggaaaagaggattctaaagaaaagatgatcaatatttccacactattaccccaaagggaaattttaaccataaaaagaaaagatgtatgaaatcacccttgtccccataggaacaagagataacatagaaaaaattaggctattatgttgcttcaaaaatatgattgcacttgaaattgtaccatcatgaatgacaatgagcccccagtaaatgagctaccaatgtcacataatgatgagcaacataatagccattaatgttatttaaagacatgatagattgaatgaggtatttgaatatgacatgctgaatgctcaactataagtgagatcaaaaacatgtataaaatgataaaaattgaagaagaaaagtcacaagaaatcttagaagagggatgagtgtaatttattagagccttatccctgggggaaaggactttatgatgaataggagataaagattcataagtggatttagaaatttgaggggagtcataaagagatttgttcatcgccaagatttccttatgaggggaatgagagttgatagaagtaggagatgatttagttgaagtgagatcatcatcactactaaatatagcattcacattgagagatggtcttttagatgctttggtgggcttagaaagattatatccaagtccaaatgaatattcatgcatgttatgttctaaaggaactttaattcc
This window harbors:
- the LOC131074158 gene encoding putative disease resistance protein RGA3 is translated as MASDLANGVLGKLGEIAAQAAWNEVSLFLNFKNDFKWLEKKLRQISASLQAADEQSEPNKNVKEWLIEVRNIAFDAEDIIDECAVEHLYTNTSQSCLCNCSALVFRYKMAKRIRELKGRIRATIREAQELKLFYDVSHLSQPSTSTSGSERREELSFLEKDLPAVAVDYKVEQILRLLDNPAFRVVAVVGMGGLGKTFLLQHVFSITKQRYECSAWISVSQTYSLRKLQCDLASQISALGISDVRAAALIHDKLEGKRCLIVLDDVWRSSVEGDLISRLGIPTSRNNQCKIVVTTRSTGVAENMNAHIYEMQHLSEGESWDLFCLFAFQDREGNRPPEQLERLAHQIVKECGKLPLAIKTVAASMAKSSLAQEWESKLGQLKKVRNAEDPILKILKLSYDCLPPYLKSCFAYFSFFPEDTQISFSTFKIDRTIYHDYVIYLWIAEGFIPQEKDIEQWDIGLDYLHQLENLCLLEVNRVTRCYTVHDLFLDLVVNICKEDECEFDIPVNETRCRRLLLANKGVDTNVISERPLLCKRFLRTLSFSQNPGIKSVPEQLLDHVKVLRVIDLSRTAISTLPKCVGKLKLLKVLNLSRTEIKEVPDCVRRLKSLQFLDVSNCKSLQRIPDWIGELKCLSYFNVNRCTELIEWRMPKGISQLTSLRTLRSGTVPLSTEENGFLNIKDVGNLIDLLEIRFALKDARTLKSVEDGILDSLVKMRILFVENAISTTEGDREESSLPAFPEKMKVMKGLQKLRIVRFSVPSWICGMENLTELFLTECGDYPSLQKMPNLQLLILANDSKCRYLPKNFGEKGGFPKLANLQIEDFPLLEELPALEEGAMPRLEGLMIENCALVKRVPEGLERLRRLKVIAVVGEASGELEERLKEGGEDWNKIKANNPRIQIIFA